The proteins below come from a single Streptomyces sp. NBC_01276 genomic window:
- a CDS encoding immunity 49 family protein, translated as MDRDDALHPTDTTELLRGVHARLLPLAAFTPELMGAMRYARVVADGLVFAYALDGPTSVRILTDRDVERAGLQELGQAAYANLMRVPVEYAEVLTEEGVRLHSVYGDSHFIAAKALFLSETARQVTGEPLPDTGALVVVPSRHNLVFHPISDGSVVGAVNALASYAVGAHEDSGQGALSPQVYWWHAGGLTSLTVFDEETRTFSLQPPPQLLAMMKGLVRLDGAGRIATRTADKARDVDELAEATVESVRRLATDPAGLGGAFGSAVALAHARCVEDPDAAGIDTWDAWATSVQLGSALFTGARPQQCHLGEERVGLLPATPADPPADARAWLDALYLAIVCRQTDRIGRLCAVPPARLREDDSVDAYVLHWVDTLRAYFSRRSMDEVVEKLLATMESSMPERLTHAPKDFVNRVDYQPVALFHRLVAGDPDAFAETLAEALAEHVGYWAGSAAPRAGLALGPLAMASMAYERGFPVDPKQPCLPAYLLDGKRIEDIPESGDPS; from the coding sequence GTGGATCGAGACGACGCCCTTCACCCGACGGACACCACCGAACTGCTGCGCGGTGTCCACGCCCGGCTGCTGCCCCTGGCCGCGTTCACTCCCGAGCTCATGGGGGCCATGCGGTACGCCCGTGTGGTCGCCGACGGGCTCGTCTTCGCGTACGCCCTCGACGGACCCACCAGCGTGCGCATCCTCACCGACAGGGACGTCGAGCGTGCCGGGCTCCAGGAACTGGGGCAGGCGGCGTACGCGAACCTGATGCGGGTACCCGTCGAGTACGCGGAAGTACTCACCGAAGAAGGGGTACGACTGCACTCGGTCTACGGCGACTCGCACTTCATCGCCGCCAAGGCCCTGTTCCTGTCCGAGACGGCCCGGCAGGTCACCGGTGAGCCGCTCCCGGACACCGGCGCCCTCGTGGTCGTGCCCAGCCGGCACAACCTGGTGTTCCACCCGATCAGCGACGGATCCGTGGTCGGCGCGGTCAACGCCCTCGCCTCCTACGCGGTGGGCGCCCACGAGGACTCGGGGCAGGGGGCCCTGTCGCCGCAGGTCTACTGGTGGCACGCCGGCGGCCTGACCTCGCTCACGGTCTTCGACGAGGAGACCCGCACCTTCTCCCTGCAGCCCCCGCCGCAGCTGCTCGCCATGATGAAGGGCCTGGTCCGGCTCGACGGCGCCGGCCGGATCGCCACCCGCACCGCGGACAAGGCTCGCGACGTCGACGAACTCGCCGAAGCGACCGTCGAGTCGGTGCGGCGTCTCGCCACGGACCCCGCAGGGCTGGGCGGCGCGTTCGGCTCCGCCGTCGCGCTGGCCCACGCCCGCTGCGTCGAAGACCCCGACGCGGCGGGCATCGACACGTGGGACGCCTGGGCCACCTCGGTGCAGCTCGGCTCCGCGCTGTTCACCGGCGCGCGGCCCCAGCAGTGCCACCTCGGCGAAGAGCGGGTCGGTCTGCTGCCCGCGACGCCCGCCGACCCGCCCGCGGATGCCCGCGCCTGGCTCGACGCCCTGTACCTCGCGATCGTGTGCCGCCAGACGGACCGGATCGGCCGGCTGTGCGCGGTGCCGCCGGCGCGGCTGCGGGAGGACGACTCCGTCGACGCGTACGTCCTGCACTGGGTCGACACCCTGCGGGCCTACTTCTCCCGGCGGTCCATGGACGAGGTGGTGGAGAAGCTGCTGGCCACCATGGAGTCGTCCATGCCCGAGCGCCTGACGCACGCGCCGAAGGACTTCGTGAACCGGGTCGACTACCAGCCCGTCGCCCTCTTCCACCGCCTCGTCGCGGGGGACCCCGACGCCTTCGCCGAGACGCTGGCGGAAGCCCTCGCGGAGCACGTCGGGTACTGGGCCGGGTCGGCGGCGCCGCGCGCCGGGCTCGCCCTCGGGCCTCTCGCGATGGCGAGCATGGCCTACGAACGCGGATTCCCCGTCGACCCGAAGCAGCCGTGCCTGCCCGCCTACCTGCTCGACGGGAAGCGGATCGAGGACATCCCCGAATCCGGGGACCCCTCGTAG